One segment of Haloplanus natans DSM 17983 DNA contains the following:
- a CDS encoding DUF3368 domain-containing protein translates to MYDEVVTVGVERGHTDARRIDKAVVGGLLDRRSVADETRFARLQENDRLSDADAAVLTIAVESNATAVMDEQYGRAVAAAEGFETKGTAYLVPRLLQQGRLTAAESRTTIDAMVDAGWYCAPNLYARLLQKIEEYE, encoded by the coding sequence GTGTACGACGAAGTGGTTACCGTCGGCGTCGAGCGTGGACACACAGATGCGAGGCGGATCGACAAAGCGGTTGTGGGTGGCCTGCTCGACCGGCGATCGGTTGCGGATGAGACGCGATTCGCCCGATTGCAAGAGAACGATCGCCTCAGCGATGCCGACGCGGCGGTGCTCACAATTGCTGTCGAATCGAATGCGACGGCGGTGATGGACGAGCAGTACGGTCGTGCTGTCGCTGCAGCCGAAGGGTTCGAAACCAAGGGGACAGCGTATCTCGTGCCACGTCTGTTGCAACAGGGTCGGCTTACGGCTGCGGAATCCCGGACGACGATCGATGCGATGGTGGATGCCGGCTGGTACTGTGCGCCGAATCTCTACGCGAGACTGCTTCAGAAGATCGAGGAGTACGAGTGA
- a CDS encoding UPF0175 family protein, with product MGTISARVPDDLEADLEAYLEAEDLDRSTAVRKLLMNGPDQWRRERALKKLESGDVTFSRAAELAEMSVWDFAQLAREHEITWVGGDQLAEDIESL from the coding sequence ATTGGAACGATATCCGCCCGCGTCCCGGACGATCTGGAGGCCGACCTGGAGGCGTATCTCGAAGCAGAGGACCTCGACCGAAGTACTGCCGTCCGCAAGCTGCTCATGAACGGACCCGATCAGTGGCGACGTGAGCGTGCCCTGAAGAAGTTGGAATCCGGGGACGTGACGTTCAGTCGGGCGGCCGAACTGGCGGAGATGTCGGTCTGGGATTTCGCACAGCTTGCTAGAGAACACGAGATTACCTGGGTCGGAGGTGATCAATTAGCTGAAGATATCGAGTCGCTCTGA
- a CDS encoding transcription initiation factor IIB — translation MHPGDVYETGFDESTDRSIDADAACPECDGNVVADGGERHCTGCGLIVDDYHIDHGATAWSAPESNKDPRHIGAPRTATMHDGGLTTQIGRFRDGTGDQLDGARQRRLRRLRTQHRRARHGSKRERNLEFGLQEISRIVGVLDLTDSLDEQAAMVFRRAQRADLLRGRSIEGVAAASVHAACRCTGLPRSVDEVGAVARVTTERVRNAYSVLNDELGLPAVPQTPRDFVPKFASALGVAARLRKRALELAEFAVETGVANGRKPSGIAAACLYHATREQGQDWTQQELAAVADVTPVTLREGWQDLCEVLHDVESSRTATTEGR, via the coding sequence ATGCATCCAGGCGATGTCTACGAGACAGGATTCGACGAATCGACCGACCGATCAATCGACGCGGATGCGGCGTGTCCCGAGTGCGATGGCAACGTGGTCGCGGACGGTGGCGAACGACACTGTACTGGCTGTGGGCTGATCGTCGACGACTATCACATTGACCACGGGGCGACAGCGTGGTCGGCACCGGAGTCGAACAAGGATCCGCGACACATCGGCGCCCCACGGACGGCGACGATGCACGACGGCGGCCTCACGACGCAAATCGGGCGGTTCCGAGACGGAACGGGCGACCAACTCGATGGGGCGCGGCAGCGTCGGCTGCGGCGATTGCGAACCCAGCATCGCCGGGCACGACACGGCTCGAAGCGGGAACGGAATCTCGAATTCGGCCTCCAAGAAATCTCGCGGATCGTCGGCGTGCTTGATCTCACGGACTCCCTTGACGAGCAAGCAGCTATGGTGTTTCGACGGGCGCAGCGTGCGGATCTCCTCCGTGGACGATCGATCGAAGGGGTGGCGGCAGCGAGCGTCCATGCAGCGTGTCGATGTACCGGGTTGCCGCGATCGGTCGACGAGGTCGGCGCCGTCGCACGAGTCACGACGGAGCGTGTTCGCAACGCCTACAGTGTCCTCAACGACGAACTCGGACTGCCAGCAGTGCCACAGACACCGCGTGACTTCGTTCCGAAGTTCGCCTCTGCGCTGGGCGTCGCGGCTCGACTCCGAAAACGGGCGCTCGAACTCGCCGAGTTCGCTGTCGAGACGGGCGTGGCGAACGGGCGAAAGCCCTCGGGGATCGCCGCGGCGTGTCTCTATCACGCGACACGAGAGCAGGGTCAGGACTGGACGCAACAAGAGCTGGCAGCGGTGGCGGACGTGACGCCAGTGACGCTCCGAGAGGGTTGGCAGGATCTGTGTGAGGTACTCCACGACGTGGAGTCGTCACGCACGGCGACGACGGAGGGGCGGTGA